Proteins from a single region of Gemmatimonadaceae bacterium:
- the egtB gene encoding ergothioneine biosynthesis protein EgtB has protein sequence MSALPFPPSDPRASIVSLLTEARERTMLLVDGLSDEDLHRQHDPLMSPILWDLGHIAHFEELWLTQNLDGTIEFSEMPGIYNPFEHPRAERAKLPLPALATMREKLEAIREKALTRLSRVNLDDPNPLLSGGYVYHMVLQHEYQHNETILQTLQLKLGEPYHPPVRTPVPEIIVDQSELTDMVPIPAGEYPIGTDDRSAAYDNERPRHGVDVSSFRIARAPVTNGDYMEFMTAGGYRDARLWSDAGRKWLSESGASAPGYWKHDGDTWMVRTMDRTGAVDQRRPVCHVSYHEADAFARWAGKRLPTEAEWEIAASWDGRAGALLYPWGDEPPTSTDANVDQLSFDTAAVGAYRGNVSASGCYGMIGDVWEWTSSDFTGYPGFESFPYREYSEPFFGSEYKVLRGGSWATRAGAIRNTFRNWDYPIRRQIFSGFRCAADA, from the coding sequence ATGAGCGCATTGCCCTTCCCACCGTCCGACCCTCGAGCTTCCATCGTCAGTCTTTTGACGGAGGCGCGTGAGCGAACGATGCTGCTCGTGGACGGGCTGAGCGATGAGGATCTTCATCGGCAGCACGATCCACTGATGAGCCCGATTTTGTGGGACCTCGGCCACATCGCCCACTTCGAGGAGTTGTGGCTCACGCAGAACCTCGACGGTACAATCGAGTTCTCGGAGATGCCGGGCATCTATAACCCCTTCGAGCACCCGCGGGCCGAGCGTGCAAAGCTCCCGCTCCCGGCACTCGCGACGATGCGCGAGAAGCTCGAGGCGATCCGTGAAAAAGCCCTCACGCGACTCTCCCGAGTAAACCTCGACGATCCGAATCCGCTGTTATCGGGCGGGTACGTCTATCACATGGTTCTGCAGCACGAGTATCAGCACAACGAGACCATTCTTCAGACGCTGCAGCTCAAGCTCGGCGAGCCATATCATCCGCCTGTCCGCACTCCGGTCCCGGAAATCATTGTGGACCAGAGCGAATTGACCGACATGGTCCCGATTCCGGCCGGTGAATATCCAATCGGCACTGACGACCGGTCCGCTGCGTACGACAACGAGCGTCCGCGCCACGGTGTCGACGTCTCATCCTTCCGCATCGCTCGGGCGCCCGTGACGAATGGCGATTACATGGAGTTCATGACCGCCGGGGGCTATCGCGATGCGCGGCTCTGGAGCGATGCGGGACGGAAGTGGCTCTCTGAAAGTGGAGCGTCGGCACCAGGTTACTGGAAGCACGACGGTGACACGTGGATGGTGCGAACGATGGACCGGACAGGAGCAGTTGACCAGCGGCGGCCGGTGTGTCACGTCTCGTATCACGAAGCCGACGCTTTCGCGAGATGGGCGGGCAAGCGATTGCCAACCGAGGCCGAGTGGGAAATTGCGGCGTCATGGGACGGACGTGCAGGCGCTTTACTCTACCCCTGGGGTGACGAGCCGCCAACAAGCACGGACGCGAACGTCGACCAGTTGTCGTTCGATACCGCAGCGGTGGGTGCCTATCGCGGAAATGTTTCGGCGAGCGGCTGCTATGGCATGATCGGCGACGTCTGGGAGTGGACCTCCTCCGATTTCACCGGCTATCCGGGATTCGAGAGCTTTCCGTACCGGGAGTATTCGGAGCCGTTCTTCGGGAGCGAGTACAAGGTCTTGCGAGGCGGCTCCTGGGCAACACGCGCTGGCGCAATTCGTAATACTTTCCGCAACTGGGACTATCCAATCAGACGGCAAATCTTCAGTGGGTTCCGCTGTGCCGCCGACGCCTGA
- the egtD gene encoding L-histidine N(alpha)-methyltransferase: MPPTPDSADIAARTTTARIDRGELLRDVARGLALEQKELDPKYFYDDRGSELFELITELPEYYLTRSERTLLLARIAEIISSVRPRSLVELGAGSATKTRIILDAMQTGGTGEQYVPVDVSRNFLEETATRLREIYPQLEITAAVGDFTRQLKLPWLERPTLFAFLGSTIGNFESESAIRILRRIAAQMCPDDRLLLGADLRKDPELIEAAYNDRAGVTAEFNLNILRVLNRELGANFDLSAFRHRAFYDRDRHRVEMHLDSDRDQTVLIPEIGSVRFLEGESIRSELSCKYDRPSVESLFERAGLRLERWITDADELFALALGGPVRTAL, encoded by the coding sequence GTGCCGCCGACGCCTGATTCTGCAGATATCGCCGCGCGCACGACCACCGCGCGCATCGATCGCGGCGAGCTCCTTCGCGATGTCGCCCGCGGACTGGCTTTGGAGCAGAAGGAGCTCGATCCCAAGTACTTCTACGACGATCGGGGCTCCGAGCTTTTCGAGCTCATCACGGAATTGCCGGAGTACTACCTCACGCGGAGCGAACGCACGCTTCTGCTTGCCAGGATAGCGGAGATCATCTCGAGCGTGCGGCCTCGCTCGCTCGTCGAGCTCGGCGCCGGCAGCGCGACCAAGACAAGGATCATTCTCGATGCGATGCAAACCGGAGGGACTGGCGAGCAGTATGTGCCGGTGGATGTCAGCAGGAATTTCCTGGAGGAAACTGCTACACGCCTTCGCGAGATTTACCCGCAGCTGGAGATCACTGCGGCGGTTGGAGACTTCACACGCCAGCTGAAGCTTCCCTGGCTGGAGCGACCGACACTGTTCGCGTTCCTGGGCAGTACAATAGGAAACTTCGAGTCGGAATCAGCCATTCGCATTCTGCGTCGAATTGCCGCACAGATGTGCCCGGACGACAGGCTTCTGCTTGGCGCCGACCTTCGCAAGGACCCTGAGCTTATCGAGGCAGCATACAACGATCGGGCGGGAGTCACCGCGGAATTCAACCTCAACATCCTTCGCGTCCTCAATCGGGAGCTCGGCGCGAACTTCGATTTGTCCGCGTTCAGGCATCGCGCTTTCTACGATCGCGATCGTCACCGAGTCGAGATGCACCTGGATTCCGATCGCGATCAGACGGTCTTGATCCCCGAGATTGGCAGCGTCCGGTTCCTGGAAGGTGAATCGATTCGAAGCGAGCTGAGTTGCAAATACGACAGGCCGAGCGTCGAATCACTTTTTGAGCGGGCAGGTCTTCGCCTCGAACGGTGGATCACGGACGCGGACGAGCTGTTTGCTCTCGCTCTCGGCGGACCCGTGCGGACAGCACTCTGA
- a CDS encoding glutamate-cysteine ligase family protein, with protein MRLDRSTLLASVESLFSSSGSAHPMGVGAELELIPFGAESGEPVSIAALSGLQSLPVLRRVARYARWLERASAGDPPSWSTPDGGRVSFEPGGQIEISSAISPAASGLIRDLRCTSELLTSAFERDAMVLEAVGVDPYNDIADVSLQQHRPRYERMARYFDSIGESGARMMRQTASLQINVESGPKPYERWALLSSLAPYVTAIFASSAVYAGQATGHRSYRAHLWRTLDASRTGLPVDEDNPAAAYLDFALEAGAIMHGNGERYPSFSEWMHTGSPTLEDWKFHLSTLFPEVRPRGYFELRSADAVSPEHLAAAISLVVGLVYDEDTSRAAADLLGSPNARALETAGRAGLADPAIREKAIELTNLAIAGCESLGDRYISAADVDSAVCFFDRYTRQGRSPGDDRT; from the coding sequence ATGCGTCTCGACCGCAGCACGCTGCTGGCCAGCGTGGAATCGCTTTTTTCATCCTCTGGCAGCGCACACCCGATGGGAGTGGGTGCCGAGCTGGAGCTGATACCATTCGGTGCCGAGAGCGGCGAGCCGGTTTCTATCGCGGCGTTGAGCGGACTTCAGTCACTGCCGGTGCTTCGCCGCGTTGCACGGTACGCTCGTTGGCTGGAGAGGGCTTCCGCTGGCGATCCTCCCTCCTGGTCGACACCTGACGGCGGACGCGTTTCCTTCGAGCCAGGCGGTCAGATCGAGATCAGCAGCGCGATATCTCCTGCTGCATCCGGTCTGATCCGCGATCTGCGTTGCACTTCGGAACTTCTGACGAGTGCATTCGAGCGTGACGCAATGGTTCTGGAGGCTGTCGGCGTCGATCCCTACAACGACATCGCCGATGTGAGTCTGCAGCAGCACCGGCCACGATACGAGCGCATGGCGCGTTACTTCGATTCTATCGGCGAATCCGGTGCGCGGATGATGCGACAAACAGCGTCGCTGCAGATCAACGTCGAGAGCGGCCCAAAACCGTACGAGCGCTGGGCGCTTCTCAGCTCGCTTGCGCCATACGTGACCGCGATCTTCGCTTCCTCCGCCGTTTACGCCGGCCAGGCCACAGGTCACCGCAGCTACCGGGCTCACCTGTGGCGGACCCTCGATGCATCGCGTACCGGCCTGCCTGTCGATGAGGACAACCCCGCCGCTGCCTATCTCGACTTCGCCCTGGAGGCAGGCGCAATAATGCACGGGAACGGCGAGCGCTATCCCTCATTTTCCGAGTGGATGCATACGGGAAGTCCAACGCTCGAGGATTGGAAGTTTCACCTGAGCACTCTTTTTCCCGAGGTGCGTCCGCGCGGCTACTTCGAGCTTCGCTCGGCAGACGCGGTTTCTCCGGAGCATCTGGCTGCAGCCATCTCGCTTGTCGTCGGCCTCGTCTACGACGAAGACACATCTCGCGCCGCAGCAGACCTTCTCGGATCGCCCAACGCCAGGGCGCTGGAGACTGCAGGTCGCGCGGGGCTGGCCGATCCCGCGATTCGTGAAAAGGCGATCGAGCTGACAAATCTCGCGATCGCCGGGTGTGAATCGCTCGGCGACCGGTACATCTCCGCCGCCGATGTGGACTCGGCAGTGTGTTTCTTCGACCGGTACACGCGTCAGGGAAGATCTCCCGGCGATGACCGAACCTGA